The window GGCGGTGGGATATGATCTCTATCTGGAGCTGCTCCAGTCTACGGTGGCGGATCTGAAAAAGCAGGCTGAGCAGGGCGGAGATATTACAGCACCTGAGCTGGAGCCGGATGTCAAGCTGCGGGTGGCGGCTTTTCTCCCTGATGATTATGTTCGGGATACGGTGCTTCGTTATCGTCTGTACCGCCGCCTCTCGGTGGCAGGGAATGAAGCTCCTGAGCTTTTGGCTGATTTGCAGGACGAGGTAGTTGATCGTTTTGGGGCACTGCCCCGTGAAGCAGAGACCCTGTTTGCCTTGGTTGGACTCAAATATCCGTTGCGTCAGCTGGGAATCACCAAGCTTGAACAGGGGCCTGCCAGTCTTGTTTTTAGTTTCAGTGAGCAATCCCCCGTTGCCCCGGAAACCCTGCTGGCCTTTATTGAGCATTCTCGACCGAAGAAATCGCTAAAGAAAAAGGAGCAGCGCCCTCCCGTCAGAGGGCTACGGGTACCGCCAAGAGCCCCGACTCCAGAGCCAGAGCCTGTGCGGCTCACTCCAGACCAGCGACTTATTATTGCTTTGGAGGAAAATATTGCGCAGGAAGAGCTGTTTCGGCGTATAGACGCGGCCCTTAGCTTTCTTGGTGCGCAACATGGCTGACAGAAACAAGAAATCGGGTTTGACAGCATATCTCTTTTGTATTAGATCGTATAATATATAGGTGTGAAAAGCTTCCGAAAGAAAGTTTTTTGCCGGTTGGCTGAAAAAAAATAGACGTAAGAGTATGCTGGAAATAAAGGAATGCGCTGAAAATCAGGAACAAGTGTGTGGAAATAAAATAGGACACAGCCTGTCCTGGGATGAGATTGAGACCGTCATGCTGGACATGGACGGTACCTTGCTGGATAAGCATTTTGATGATTATTTCTGGGAAGTGTATCTACCGGAACATTACAGCCTGTTGCATAATATCTCGGTCGAAGAGGCGAGCCGGGAGCTCCGAGCCCGTTATCAGTCTGTGGAGAATTCTTTACAATGGGCTGATCTTGAATATTGGTCGCATACCTTGGAGCTCGATTTGCCGGAACTGAAGCTACGGATTAACCATCTTATAGGGGTACATCCCTATGTGGTAGAGTTTCTGGAGTTTTGCCTGAAGAAGCGGAAAAAGCTGTATTTAGTGACCAATGCGCACTCCAAGGCTTTATCCATCAAGTTGGAGAAAACCGCCATCGGAGCGTGGTTTGATAGGGTCATTTGTGCTGAAGAAGTTGGTTTTGCAAAAGAGGAACCGCAATTCTGGCCTCGTTTGCAGGAAGTACTGGGCTTTTCTCCGGCGACAACCCTGCTTGTTGATGATACGGAAAAGGTACTTCGGGTGGCCGATACCTTTGGGTTGGGCCATTTAATCCATGTTGCCCGCTCAAGTAGTCGGCGTCCGTCCTGCTATTCGACAGAATATCCGTCCATTGATTATTTTAAAGAGTTAATTCGGTAGGGATGAGCGTTTTTATTCTGTCGTGCAGGGTTAATCGTTTTGTTCGTTTTCAATTCGGTGAAAGTTGTTGTACCATAGCATATAGAGCATGTTGAAAGAAGGGCAGTGAACGGCATACAGTTAAGGTAGTCAGCAGGGATAGACTATGGTGGATGACAGTAATTTTCGCAAACAGGATAGGATTAAGCTCCGAGGATATATCGTAGATATATCCGACGGTACCTATGATTATGACGCCATAGTCGAAGATGTCTCTCTCGAAGGTCTCTGTTTGACCGACTTGTCCAATAGGTTCAGTGTGGAGAAGAGAATCTATAGTGCTATAGTATCTGGCGGTGCTGATGGGGAAGCATTCCGGTTACAGGTGCAGCCCCGCTGGGTACGGAGGCATGGCGAGTATGTCGAGGTGGGCTTTATCATCATCCGTTCGCCGACCAAATGGAAGCGGTTTATCCGCGACCTCATCCCTAAGCAAGATTCGGCAGATATGGACGAAGAATGGGAACGCTGTTCTAATCTGAGCATATGGTAGAGCTTTTCTTTCAAGACTCGGAAACACTTGTTGCTGATCTGGCTGGGCGAATCGGCCAGTCTCTCCAAGAACATATTGATGCTCACGGATGGGCAAGCATGGCTGTTTCCGGTGGCTCCACTCCCAAGCCTTTATTTAAAAGGCTTTCCACGATAGATATTTCCTGGCAGGATGTGGTCATTACTCTGGTTGATGAGCGCTGGGTTGCACCCTCAAGTCCTGATTCTAACCAATACCTCATTTATCAGTACCTTTTGCAGGGTAGGGCTGCCGCAGCCACCTTTGTCGGGTTGAAAAATTTTTTCCCTACCGCTGCCCAAGGCGCAAGGGAATGTGAGTTGAAGTTGCGTAAGTTGGCCCGTCCTTTTACGGTGCTTGTCCTTGGTATGGGCAATGATGGGCACATAGCCTCCTTGTTTCCAGGTTCTCCCCAGCTTGCAGCGGCCACAGGCATGCATTCCGGTAAGATCTGTATGGCCTTGACACCTGCTGATGCGCCTTACGAGCGTATGACGCTTACCCTGCCCGCCATTTTGGATTCCCAGGAAATTATTCTCCATATTACAGGTGAGAAAAAGAAGGCTGTGCTGGCAAAGGCCCAAGAGGCAGGTCCGGCAGAAGAGCTACCCATCCGT is drawn from Candidatus Electrothrix aestuarii and contains these coding sequences:
- a CDS encoding HAD-IA family hydrolase, whose amino-acid sequence is MLEIKECAENQEQVCGNKIGHSLSWDEIETVMLDMDGTLLDKHFDDYFWEVYLPEHYSLLHNISVEEASRELRARYQSVENSLQWADLEYWSHTLELDLPELKLRINHLIGVHPYVVEFLEFCLKKRKKLYLVTNAHSKALSIKLEKTAIGAWFDRVICAEEVGFAKEEPQFWPRLQEVLGFSPATTLLVDDTEKVLRVADTFGLGHLIHVARSSSRRPSCYSTEYPSIDYFKELIR
- the pgl gene encoding 6-phosphogluconolactonase → MVELFFQDSETLVADLAGRIGQSLQEHIDAHGWASMAVSGGSTPKPLFKRLSTIDISWQDVVITLVDERWVAPSSPDSNQYLIYQYLLQGRAAAATFVGLKNFFPTAAQGARECELKLRKLARPFTVLVLGMGNDGHIASLFPGSPQLAAATGMHSGKICMALTPADAPYERMTLTLPAILDSQEIILHITGEKKKAVLAKAQEAGPAEELPIRFILRQQACPVTVYWAP